The Deinococcus hopiensis KR-140 genome has a window encoding:
- a CDS encoding glycosyltransferase, giving the protein MLERAGECLRVMQIIPNLGLGGAEKMVIQLSAELKSRGVDVRITSLFAREENANSQYIQENNIDIRYLDKKMGLDIGVVRHISDEIKDFKPVVLHSHRYCIKYLTPYIFTRPKQVVHTVHNLASREVGKLDQRVHNLAFKRGVTPVAIAERIRESLREVYGLEESRIPLIPNGINLRPFDHDNDIRDEWREREGIPAEDTVFVCVGRLTRQKNHNMLLDAFRKVVDRLNNCLLLIVGEGELRSEIYNKVEELNLQAHVKLLGLRSDIPEVLAGSDVFVMSSDWEGNPLSVMEAMAAGRSVIATAVGGIPEIISTGETGLLVSPQQPRELTEAMLTLAQDNEFRRVTGRRAKAYAQQFSAEVMAERYISLYEKIVQS; this is encoded by the coding sequence ATGTTGGAAAGAGCAGGTGAATGCTTGAGAGTAATGCAAATAATACCAAATTTGGGATTGGGTGGAGCAGAGAAAATGGTTATTCAGCTCTCCGCTGAGCTAAAAAGTCGAGGAGTTGATGTTCGTATCACTAGTCTATTCGCTAGAGAGGAAAATGCGAACAGCCAATATATTCAGGAAAACAATATTGATATCAGATATTTAGATAAGAAAATGGGACTTGATATAGGAGTTGTGCGTCATATAAGCGATGAAATAAAGGACTTTAAGCCAGTAGTATTGCATAGTCATAGATACTGCATAAAATATTTGACGCCATACATCTTTACAAGACCAAAGCAGGTGGTGCATACAGTTCATAATCTGGCTTCTAGAGAGGTGGGAAAGCTGGACCAGAGGGTGCACAATTTGGCCTTTAAGCGTGGGGTTACGCCGGTGGCTATAGCCGAGCGTATTAGAGAGAGTTTGAGAGAAGTGTATGGCCTGGAAGAAAGCAGAATCCCGTTAATCCCTAATGGAATAAACCTAAGGCCTTTTGATCATGACAATGACATAAGAGATGAATGGAGAGAACGTGAGGGAATCCCGGCAGAGGATACCGTGTTTGTCTGTGTGGGGAGACTAACAAGGCAAAAGAATCACAACATGCTTTTAGACGCATTCCGCAAGGTCGTTGATCGATTGAACAACTGCCTTCTACTGATTGTGGGCGAGGGAGAGTTGCGGAGTGAAATATACAATAAGGTGGAAGAATTAAATTTGCAGGCACATGTGAAGCTATTGGGTCTTCGAAGCGACATACCTGAAGTCTTGGCAGGATCAGATGTTTTTGTGATGTCGTCCGATTGGGAGGGAAATCCGCTTTCAGTTATGGAGGCTATGGCTGCTGGACGTTCCGTCATTGCCACTGCTGTCGGGGGAATACCAGAAATCATTAGTACTGGAGAAACCGGCTTATTGGTTTCTCCTCAGCAGCCTAGGGAGTTGACAGAAGCGATGCTTACGCTGGCCCAGGATAATGAATTTCGAAGGGTAACAGGTCGCCGCGCGAAAGCATATGCTCAGCAATTCAGCGCAGAAGTGATGGCAGAAAGGTATATCTCGCTCTATGAAAAAATTGTACAGAGTTAG
- a CDS encoding glycosyltransferase family 4 protein — MGVLHVFPALKAGGGPAGYGMNLHNALLEQQQDDKVIAILYPVISVNKNSGPSKNFILLKKLPKLIQFLIILRQTIKSLKSAFSHFGFSSDQITRMKTSSTVVFHDFRLAYEYMSKHKVSGQKIIIMPHSPTDLSTEFLENWESYFGASILWSLLYKYLQRIELSVLKKSDGLLTPTQFALEAYFPKQKDWHKHTKIYELPSGARRLEPVKSREDVRASWSSEPQTLFVGFFGRRHSHKGYDIYLEVASLIYKQGYRNIKFVTAGSGPQSDLKVPPNFIDLGYAGSELADYVNAVDVVIVPNRFSYFDLIILEAMSLGKKIIMSNAGGNKSFLGEPVIVTNIDAGKIAEAIIDLIVNDTLLIDESKVRGLYNSKYSLKSFAARHIRLAKEL, encoded by the coding sequence ATGGGAGTATTACATGTTTTTCCGGCTTTGAAAGCAGGAGGGGGGCCGGCCGGGTACGGAATGAATTTGCATAATGCCCTCCTTGAGCAGCAACAAGACGATAAAGTTATAGCAATTCTTTATCCAGTAATTTCTGTTAACAAAAATTCAGGCCCATCTAAAAACTTCATCTTACTTAAAAAGCTACCTAAGCTGATACAGTTTTTAATAATCCTTAGACAGACCATTAAGAGCTTAAAAAGTGCTTTTTCTCATTTTGGCTTTAGTAGTGATCAGATTACTAGGATGAAAACTAGTAGCACTGTAGTCTTTCACGACTTTAGATTAGCATATGAGTATATGTCCAAGCACAAGGTGAGTGGTCAAAAAATTATAATTATGCCACATTCACCGACAGATTTATCAACGGAGTTTTTGGAAAATTGGGAGAGTTATTTCGGGGCCTCCATATTATGGTCTTTATTATACAAATATCTTCAAAGGATAGAGCTTTCTGTATTAAAAAAAAGCGATGGACTCCTAACCCCTACTCAATTTGCCCTTGAGGCTTATTTTCCTAAACAGAAGGATTGGCATAAGCATACCAAAATATACGAACTTCCTTCTGGAGCAAGACGATTAGAGCCTGTAAAGTCGAGAGAAGACGTTAGGGCATCCTGGAGCTCCGAACCGCAAACTTTATTTGTCGGATTTTTCGGTAGAAGGCACAGCCATAAGGGCTACGATATATATCTGGAAGTTGCGAGTTTAATATATAAACAGGGCTACAGAAATATAAAATTTGTTACCGCAGGAAGTGGTCCCCAGTCAGATCTTAAAGTTCCGCCAAATTTTATAGATCTAGGATATGCCGGCTCCGAGCTCGCGGACTACGTTAATGCAGTGGATGTCGTCATTGTTCCTAACAGGTTCAGTTATTTTGACTTGATAATACTAGAGGCCATGTCACTGGGTAAGAAGATTATTATGAGTAACGCTGGTGGCAATAAGAGTTTTTTGGGAGAGCCCGTAATCGTTACAAACATAGATGCTGGAAAGATTGCAGAGGCTATTATAGATTTGATCGTTAATGACACTTTGTTGATAGATGAGTCTAAAGTGAGGGGGTTGTATAACTCGAAGTACAGTCTTAAAAGTTTTGCTGCTAGACACATAAGGCTTGCAAAAGAATTATGA
- a CDS encoding oligosaccharide flippase family protein, translated as MIKVNKVLVSNVAYTFLLQLFSTITPLIVIPHLSRNLSIDEFGRYMFFTSLGLLLSFLIEFGTNISASRELSKLENEEKRSHFITSVVIIKLIASVLVGILIIIFEDFGVVPHSLSIYAISVWLYAVATGMSPFWYFQSTQSMRIFSLSETIFRLLGAMLVLILVGKGGYGYKAISYQSLALLASDAILHFFIFKKVKFKFAGLGDVLSTARRSISMLTYRIIVSLYTYGNSFFLGLVAPVGIVGGFSSIDKICKSALSLLSPINQVIFPKIVSLIDSNRNQANRVHQIFLFVTVVLSLLFAAVIFTFSEKIILIILGDKYTSLAPFLKVYSFVIPVIAVNNALGMQWMVPRGMDKSFNYIILVAGIVNVLGIVIMVPQYELYGIIWSILLSEALVLIMMILAISLDTNTSKKRAEI; from the coding sequence ATGATCAAGGTAAATAAGGTTCTAGTATCAAATGTTGCATATACATTTTTATTGCAGTTGTTTTCGACAATTACACCATTGATTGTTATTCCTCACCTTTCGCGGAATCTTTCGATAGACGAATTCGGAAGGTATATGTTTTTTACCTCCCTAGGTCTTTTATTATCTTTTTTGATTGAGTTCGGCACTAATATATCTGCTTCTAGAGAGCTTTCTAAATTGGAGAACGAGGAGAAGCGATCACATTTTATTACATCTGTTGTTATTATAAAACTAATAGCCTCCGTGTTGGTTGGAATACTGATTATTATATTTGAAGATTTTGGGGTTGTTCCCCATAGCTTGAGTATTTATGCTATTTCGGTTTGGTTATATGCTGTGGCGACAGGAATGAGTCCATTCTGGTACTTTCAATCAACCCAGTCGATGAGAATATTTTCCTTATCCGAGACGATATTCAGGCTTTTGGGTGCGATGTTGGTATTAATTCTTGTTGGTAAAGGTGGCTATGGTTATAAAGCAATTTCGTATCAGTCGTTAGCTCTTCTTGCCTCAGATGCTATACTGCATTTCTTCATATTTAAGAAGGTAAAATTTAAATTTGCTGGTCTCGGTGATGTGCTTTCTACCGCTCGCAGGAGTATTTCTATGCTTACTTATAGAATTATAGTAAGCCTGTATACTTATGGAAATTCATTCTTTTTGGGACTAGTAGCGCCGGTAGGCATAGTTGGTGGTTTCTCTTCGATAGATAAAATATGTAAGTCTGCACTTAGTCTTCTGTCTCCCATAAATCAAGTGATCTTCCCGAAGATAGTCAGCCTAATTGATAGTAACAGAAATCAAGCTAATAGAGTACACCAAATCTTTCTGTTTGTAACGGTCGTTTTAAGCCTCTTGTTTGCTGCGGTAATATTCACTTTCTCAGAAAAGATAATTCTTATTATTTTGGGAGATAAGTATACAAGCCTAGCTCCCTTCTTAAAAGTATATTCTTTTGTTATTCCTGTAATAGCTGTAAATAATGCCCTGGGGATGCAGTGGATGGTGCCAAGAGGAATGGATAAGTCTTTTAATTACATTATTTTAGTAGCAGGAATAGTTAATGTACTTGGCATAGTTATAATGGTGCCCCAATATGAGTTGTATGGAATAATTTGGAGCATTCTGTTGTCTGAGGCTCTAGTTTTGATTATGATGATTCTAGCTATATCATTAGACACGAACACCTCAAAGAAGCGCGCGGAGATTTAG
- a CDS encoding DegT/DnrJ/EryC1/StrS family aminotransferase produces the protein MTSTERVQIPILDLSPEIDELWDELNAAIQRVLRSGHFIMGPDVTAFEEEVAAYLGVRHAVGVNSGTDALIIGLRALGIGPGDEVITTPFTFFATAESISSVGATPVFADIDTRSYNIDPARIREAITPRTKAIMPVHLYGNPCEMDEIMAIAREHNLLVIEDCAQSFGARYKGKQTGTIGHVGAYSFFPSKNLGAFGDGGLLTTDDDGVAEVARMLRAHGSRKKYHNEILGYNSRLDTIQAAILRVKLPHVDRWNEGRRQVAATYNELLADVPGVVTPEITEGHVFHQYTIRLTQADRDEAQGKLANEGIGTMVYYPVPQHKLPIYEDNQSSFIDSESVSRSVISLPISSNLHRSQIVAISDILSRI, from the coding sequence ATGACGAGTACCGAACGGGTCCAGATTCCCATCTTGGACCTCTCGCCCGAAATCGACGAGTTGTGGGATGAACTGAATGCCGCCATTCAACGGGTACTACGCTCGGGTCACTTCATCATGGGCCCCGATGTGACCGCTTTCGAGGAAGAAGTGGCCGCGTACCTGGGCGTTAGGCACGCTGTCGGTGTTAACTCGGGCACCGACGCCCTTATTATTGGGCTCCGCGCCCTAGGCATCGGTCCCGGCGATGAAGTCATCACCACGCCCTTTACCTTCTTCGCCACTGCCGAGAGCATCAGCAGTGTGGGAGCCACGCCGGTCTTTGCCGACATTGATACGCGCAGCTACAACATTGATCCCGCGCGTATCCGTGAGGCCATCACTCCGCGTACTAAAGCCATCATGCCCGTTCACTTGTACGGTAATCCGTGTGAGATGGACGAGATTATGGCCATTGCACGTGAACACAACCTACTCGTGATCGAGGACTGTGCCCAGTCTTTCGGTGCGCGCTACAAGGGCAAGCAGACGGGGACCATCGGTCATGTTGGGGCCTACTCCTTTTTCCCCAGCAAGAACCTGGGAGCCTTTGGCGACGGTGGCTTGCTGACCACCGACGACGACGGGGTTGCCGAGGTGGCGCGGATGCTGCGGGCGCACGGCTCACGCAAGAAGTACCACAACGAGATTCTGGGCTACAACAGTCGTCTGGACACGATTCAGGCGGCCATCTTACGCGTCAAGTTGCCGCATGTGGACCGTTGGAACGAGGGGCGGCGACAGGTGGCGGCGACCTACAACGAGCTGCTGGCGGACGTGCCTGGTGTGGTAACGCCAGAGATCACCGAGGGGCACGTCTTTCACCAGTACACCATTCGCCTGACCCAAGCCGACCGCGATGAAGCGCAGGGGAAATTGGCGAATGAGGGGATTGGGACGATGGTGTATTATCCAGTTCCACAGCATAAGTTGCCTATATATGAGGATAATCAAAGCTCTTTTATAGATAGTGAGAGTGTAAGTCGTTCTGTTATTAGTCTTCCTATATCGTCAAATCTGCATAGAAGCCAGATAGTAGCCATATCAGATATACTTTCTCGTATTTAG
- a CDS encoding acyltransferase has product MTGRAEWWKHESAYVDEGAQIGAGTKIWHYSHVMPRAVIGEHCSLGQNVFVASNVTIGNGVKIQNNVSVYEGVVLEDYVFCGPSMVFTNVRTPRSEFPRNTSGDYTLTIVKRGASIGANATIVTGVTLHECAFVAAGAVVTSDVPAYTIVAGVPARPVGYMSASGDRLDFSAGDTVTDSIGHTYQRVSDTEIRRLA; this is encoded by the coding sequence GTGACGGGCCGAGCGGAGTGGTGGAAGCACGAGAGCGCCTACGTGGACGAGGGTGCGCAGATTGGAGCGGGGACCAAAATCTGGCACTACAGCCACGTCATGCCGAGGGCCGTGATCGGCGAGCACTGTTCGTTGGGGCAGAACGTCTTCGTCGCCAGCAACGTGACCATAGGCAATGGCGTGAAGATTCAGAACAACGTCAGTGTGTACGAGGGGGTGGTGCTGGAGGACTACGTGTTCTGCGGCCCCAGCATGGTCTTTACTAACGTCCGCACACCCCGCAGCGAGTTTCCCCGCAACACGAGCGGTGACTACACGCTCACCATCGTCAAGCGCGGGGCCAGTATCGGCGCGAACGCCACCATCGTCACGGGCGTGACCCTGCACGAATGCGCATTCGTGGCGGCAGGGGCAGTGGTCACCAGTGATGTGCCCGCCTATACCATTGTGGCGGGGGTTCCCGCACGCCCCGTCGGGTACATGAGCGCCAGCGGCGACCGCTTGGATTTTTCGGCGGGCGATACCGTCACCGACAGCATCGGCCACACCTACCAGAGGGTGAGCGACACCGAGATCAGGAGGCTTGCATGA
- a CDS encoding Gfo/Idh/MocA family protein, with the protein MTASEQKRFGLTGASGYIAPRHLKAIKDSGNTLVAALDPFDSVGILDSYFPQAEFFTQPEIYERYLHDARRRGQGVNYVSICSPNYLHDAHIRMALRAGGDALCEKPIVLNPEDITALKEVEAETGQRVWTILQLRAHAALERLKAELDGSAGGKRDVDLSYITSRGTWYLRSWKGREEQSGGLATNIGVHFYDMLSWMFGHIEHVEVHERTETVCAGYLELDRARVRWFLSIDPSYIPEALSAKGQRTYRSITIDGQEVEFSEGFTDLHTEVYRRTLAGQGFTLDDTFEAIATVAQIRKAALTTPTADTGHRFLRR; encoded by the coding sequence GTGACCGCTTCCGAACAAAAGCGCTTCGGCCTGACGGGCGCGTCTGGCTATATCGCCCCTCGTCACCTCAAGGCCATCAAGGATAGTGGGAACACGCTCGTCGCGGCGCTGGACCCCTTCGACTCGGTAGGCATCCTCGACTCATACTTTCCACAGGCCGAGTTTTTTACACAGCCCGAGATCTACGAACGCTACCTGCACGACGCGCGGCGGCGGGGACAGGGCGTGAACTACGTGAGTATCTGTAGCCCCAACTACCTGCACGACGCCCATATCCGAATGGCCCTGCGGGCGGGCGGCGATGCACTGTGTGAGAAGCCCATCGTGTTAAACCCAGAAGACATCACGGCCCTCAAGGAAGTAGAGGCTGAGACGGGCCAGCGCGTCTGGACCATCCTGCAACTGCGTGCCCACGCCGCGCTGGAGAGGCTGAAGGCCGAACTGGACGGTTCGGCGGGTGGCAAGCGTGATGTGGACCTCTCATATATCACCAGCCGGGGTACCTGGTATCTCCGCAGTTGGAAGGGCCGTGAGGAGCAGAGCGGCGGTCTTGCTACCAATATCGGTGTGCATTTTTACGACATGCTGTCGTGGATGTTCGGTCACATTGAGCATGTGGAAGTCCACGAGCGGACTGAGACGGTCTGCGCTGGATACCTCGAACTCGACCGCGCTCGCGTCCGGTGGTTCCTGTCTATTGATCCCAGTTATATCCCGGAGGCGCTGAGTGCCAAAGGTCAGCGCACCTACCGCTCCATCACCATCGATGGGCAGGAGGTTGAGTTCAGCGAGGGCTTTACGGACCTCCACACTGAGGTCTACCGCCGCACCTTGGCTGGGCAGGGCTTCACCCTGGACGACACCTTCGAGGCAATCGCCACTGTAGCCCAGATTCGGAAAGCAGCCCTGACCACGCCCACGGCGGATACCGGTCATCGCTTCCTGAGGCGCTGA
- a CDS encoding nucleotide sugar dehydrogenase: MEQVVQESYAAALIRRIEDHTARIGVVGLGYVGLPFLVEKAKVGFHVTGIDRNPQRAEMVARGQNYIGDVRDEDLRDIVEQGLVSTTTDFAVVADLDVIVICVPTPLDINLSPDLSYVQGVTAEIAKYLRPGQLVSLESTTYPGTTEEVMKPLLEASGLRVGEEFFLAHSPERVDPGNARYTTKNTNKVVGGHDPVSLEVAVTFYRQAIEHVVPVSSAKAAEMVKVYENTFRAVNIALANEIALLCDRMGINVWEVLDAAFTKPFGIMPFYPGPGVGGHCIPLDPHYLEWKAREYNFQTHFIALAGETNRKMPEFVVDKAARVLNAARKPLNGSKVLLLGMAYKSDLDDYRESPAIEVYKLLQRAGAEVSFHDTWTPEVNEHGVHATGVDLTDETIHGADLIIITTKHSDVDYAGVVQKAQAVLDTRYATRGIASEKVTLL; the protein is encoded by the coding sequence ATGGAGCAGGTAGTGCAGGAGAGTTATGCGGCGGCCCTGATTCGCCGGATAGAGGACCACACGGCAAGGATCGGTGTGGTGGGGCTGGGCTACGTGGGGCTGCCCTTCCTGGTCGAGAAGGCCAAGGTGGGCTTTCACGTCACGGGCATAGACCGCAACCCCCAGCGGGCTGAAATGGTGGCGCGCGGTCAGAACTACATCGGCGACGTGCGCGACGAGGATCTGCGGGACATCGTGGAACAGGGCTTAGTCAGTACTACTACCGACTTTGCTGTCGTGGCGGATCTCGACGTGATTGTTATTTGCGTACCCACGCCGCTCGATATAAACCTCAGCCCCGACCTCAGCTACGTGCAGGGTGTCACTGCTGAGATTGCCAAGTACCTGCGCCCTGGCCAGCTCGTCAGCCTGGAAAGCACCACCTACCCCGGCACGACCGAAGAGGTCATGAAGCCGCTGCTGGAGGCGAGCGGCCTGCGTGTGGGCGAGGAATTTTTCCTGGCCCACTCGCCTGAGCGGGTCGACCCCGGCAACGCCCGCTACACCACCAAGAACACCAACAAGGTGGTTGGCGGCCATGATCCAGTGAGCCTGGAGGTGGCCGTCACGTTCTACCGCCAGGCCATCGAACATGTCGTCCCCGTCAGCAGCGCCAAGGCCGCCGAAATGGTCAAGGTCTACGAGAACACGTTCCGCGCCGTGAATATTGCCCTCGCCAACGAGATCGCCCTGCTGTGCGACCGCATGGGCATCAACGTCTGGGAGGTGCTGGACGCGGCGTTTACCAAGCCCTTCGGCATCATGCCTTTCTACCCTGGCCCAGGTGTAGGCGGCCACTGTATTCCCCTCGACCCGCATTACCTGGAGTGGAAGGCGCGCGAGTACAACTTCCAGACCCACTTCATCGCCTTGGCGGGCGAGACCAACCGCAAAATGCCCGAGTTCGTGGTGGACAAGGCAGCGCGGGTGCTGAACGCCGCCCGCAAACCGCTCAACGGTTCCAAGGTGCTGCTGCTGGGCATGGCCTACAAGAGCGACCTCGACGACTACCGCGAGTCCCCGGCCATTGAGGTCTACAAGCTGCTTCAGCGTGCTGGGGCAGAAGTGAGTTTCCACGACACCTGGACGCCCGAGGTCAATGAGCACGGAGTTCACGCTACCGGCGTGGACCTCACCGATGAGACCATCCATGGCGCGGACCTCATCATCATCACCACCAAGCACAGCGACGTGGACTATGCCGGTGTGGTGCAGAAGGCCCAGGCTGTTCTCGACACCCGATATGCCACACGCGGCATCGCTAGCGAGAAGGTGACCCTCCTGTGA